A single window of Oerskovia paurometabola DNA harbors:
- a CDS encoding PAS and ANTAR domain-containing protein gives MTTEQSPRRRRRDPLAEALSLGRAHPTGQYRVDLRTSEWWWSEEVYLLHGLTPDSVVPSAALLVQHKHPDDRDTVLRDLALLRTTGRPFSASHRIVDARGRTRTVTVTGQGRRDASGAVVEVIGMMIDTSAAHEDALRREVTRQVAVGLQDRAVVDQAKGVIMASHGLDPDGALDLLVVHASESSRRLPDVARELIDAIAAGGGLGGRAKDRVDACLAALEPGSVSRPGGAQLFRRKGAVTG, from the coding sequence ATGACCACCGAACAGTCCCCTCGCAGGCGTCGCCGCGACCCGCTCGCGGAGGCGTTGAGCCTCGGGCGGGCCCATCCCACCGGCCAGTACCGCGTCGACCTGCGCACCAGCGAGTGGTGGTGGTCCGAAGAGGTCTACCTGCTGCACGGGCTGACGCCCGACTCCGTCGTGCCGAGCGCGGCTCTCCTCGTCCAGCACAAGCACCCCGACGACCGCGACACGGTCCTGCGCGACCTCGCGCTGCTGCGCACTACCGGGCGCCCCTTCAGTGCCAGCCACCGCATCGTGGACGCGCGCGGGCGCACCAGGACGGTCACGGTCACGGGTCAGGGCCGCCGCGACGCCTCGGGGGCCGTGGTCGAGGTGATCGGCATGATGATCGACACGTCCGCCGCGCACGAGGACGCGCTGCGCCGTGAGGTCACGCGCCAGGTCGCGGTCGGTCTCCAGGACCGCGCTGTCGTCGACCAGGCCAAGGGCGTCATCATGGCCTCGCACGGGCTGGACCCGGACGGCGCGCTCGACCTGCTCGTCGTGCACGCGAGCGAGAGCAGCCGACGCCTGCCCGACGTGGCACGCGAGCTGATCGACGCGATCGCGGCCGGCGGCGGCCTGGGCGGTCGCGCCAAGGACCGGGTCGACGCGTGCCTGGCCGCCCTCGAGCCCGGCAGCGTGAGCCGCCCGGGCGGCGCACAGCTCTTCCGGCGCAAGGGAGCGGTCACGGGCTGA
- a CDS encoding MFS transporter — protein sequence MLSALAHPVYRRLFAAQVVALAGTGVATVALGLLAYDLAGRRAGVVLGTVFTVKMVAYVALAPLAATLVARVPRRLVLVGADLVRLVAALALPLVGEVWQVLVLVLVLQSASATFTPTFQSVVPDVLPDERDYTAALSLSRLAYDLEAVASPALAAVLLLALSPAGLFWGTAVGFGASALLVATVVLPRVPGAAAATTDGHVAATEPDGPFGARVRRGAGIFLRTPALRPVLALNLAVAAAGALVLVQTVVIARTVLGLGPDGVALLLAVCGSGSVAAALVLPRVLRAWPERRVMLGGAALLTVGCAVVPLVLAAPAGVAVAGVCAAWVAIGAGWSAVETPVGRLVRRSVDRGDLHLAFAAQFSLSHACWLVTYPLAGWLGTLGLAAAATALALVAGAATGLAHVLWPGSVAGEAPLPGADRVRAAARVGP from the coding sequence ATGCTCTCGGCCCTCGCGCACCCCGTCTACCGACGCCTGTTCGCCGCGCAGGTCGTCGCCCTCGCGGGCACCGGCGTCGCGACGGTCGCGCTCGGCCTGCTCGCCTACGACCTCGCGGGCCGCCGCGCGGGCGTCGTCCTCGGGACGGTCTTCACGGTCAAGATGGTCGCCTACGTCGCCCTGGCCCCGCTCGCGGCCACGCTCGTGGCCCGGGTGCCGCGGCGGCTGGTCCTGGTCGGTGCGGACCTCGTGCGCCTGGTCGCGGCGCTCGCGCTGCCCCTCGTGGGGGAGGTGTGGCAGGTCCTCGTGCTCGTCCTGGTCCTCCAGAGCGCGTCGGCGACGTTCACGCCCACGTTCCAGTCCGTCGTCCCCGACGTCCTGCCCGACGAGCGCGACTACACCGCCGCCCTGTCCCTGTCCCGGCTCGCCTACGACCTCGAGGCCGTCGCGTCCCCGGCGCTCGCGGCCGTCCTCCTGCTCGCACTGAGCCCGGCCGGGCTGTTCTGGGGGACCGCGGTGGGGTTCGGGGCCTCGGCGCTCCTCGTGGCCACGGTCGTGCTGCCGCGAGTCCCCGGCGCCGCGGCAGCGACGACGGACGGCCACGTCGCGGCGACCGAGCCCGACGGGCCGTTCGGCGCGCGCGTGCGCCGGGGGGCGGGGATCTTCCTGCGCACGCCCGCGCTGCGGCCCGTGCTCGCGCTGAACCTCGCGGTCGCGGCCGCGGGCGCTCTGGTCCTGGTCCAGACGGTCGTGATCGCCCGCACGGTCCTGGGTCTGGGGCCCGACGGCGTCGCTCTCCTCCTGGCCGTGTGCGGCAGCGGGTCGGTGGCCGCCGCGCTCGTCCTGCCGCGGGTCCTTCGCGCCTGGCCCGAGCGTCGTGTGATGCTCGGGGGAGCGGCCCTGCTCACGGTGGGCTGCGCCGTCGTCCCCCTGGTGCTCGCGGCTCCCGCAGGGGTCGCCGTGGCCGGGGTGTGCGCCGCCTGGGTCGCGATCGGCGCCGGGTGGTCGGCGGTCGAGACCCCCGTCGGGCGCCTCGTGCGGCGCTCGGTGGACCGAGGGGACCTCCACCTGGCCTTCGCCGCGCAGTTCTCGTTGTCGCACGCGTGCTGGCTGGTCACGTACCCGCTCGCGGGGTGGCTCGGGACGCTCGGCCTGGCGGCCGCCGCGACGGCGCTGGCCCTCGTCGCGGGCGCCGCGACCGGGCTCGCGCACGTGCTGTGGCCGGGGTCCGTCGCCGGTGAGGCGCCTCTACCGGGCGCCGATCGCGTGCGAGCCGCCGCGAGGGTGGGACCATGA
- a CDS encoding GAF and ANTAR domain-containing protein, whose translation MTQDLQQTKDDALAVATTAEFGTGVSPATAIESSIASAARTLAEEPSLQETLDRTVELAVAMVDGCDAAGISLVTRKGRIETPAASHDLARRGDELQYALNEGPCLDAIRETDLVRTNDLAAEPRWQRWADQVHAELGVRSMLCVQLFTSETSHGALNLYSRSTGAFPATALSIVSTFAAVAAAALTAARTEEQLTSAVQTRTVIGQAQGILMERYQLSAQRAFSVLSRVSQDSNVKLYDLAREVVETRRFPVT comes from the coding sequence ATGACGCAGGATCTGCAGCAGACGAAGGACGACGCCCTCGCCGTCGCCACGACCGCCGAGTTCGGCACCGGGGTGAGCCCCGCCACCGCGATCGAGTCGTCGATCGCGTCGGCCGCGCGGACGCTCGCCGAGGAGCCCAGCCTCCAGGAGACGCTCGACCGCACGGTCGAGCTCGCGGTCGCGATGGTCGACGGCTGCGACGCCGCCGGGATCTCGCTCGTGACCCGCAAGGGGCGCATCGAGACCCCCGCCGCGTCGCACGACCTCGCCCGGCGCGGGGACGAGCTCCAGTACGCCCTGAACGAGGGGCCGTGCCTCGACGCGATCCGCGAGACCGACCTGGTGCGCACCAACGACCTCGCGGCCGAGCCTCGCTGGCAGCGGTGGGCCGACCAGGTCCACGCGGAGCTTGGGGTGCGCTCGATGCTGTGCGTCCAGCTCTTCACGAGCGAGACCTCGCACGGCGCCCTGAACCTGTACTCGCGCTCCACGGGCGCGTTTCCCGCCACGGCGCTGTCGATCGTCTCGACGTTCGCCGCGGTCGCCGCGGCGGCACTGACCGCCGCGCGCACCGAGGAGCAGCTCACGAGCGCCGTGCAGACCCGCACCGTGATCGGCCAGGCCCAGGGCATCCTCATGGAGCGCTACCAGCTCTCGGCGCAGCGCGCGTTCTCGGTGCTGAGCCGCGTCTCGCAGGACTCGAACGTCAAGCTCTACGACCTCGCCCGCGAGGTCGTCGAGACACGCAGGTTCCCCGTGACGTAG
- a CDS encoding Ada metal-binding domain-containing protein — translation MSTTPRLYRLLGPDRVPTLSTVPGTLGGHRRSRIYGRLDCPGAARAIARGGYVTHRVFFADEETAIAAGYRPCAVCLRERYREWKLSQAALDPQG, via the coding sequence GTGAGCACGACGCCACGGCTCTACCGACTGCTCGGACCCGACCGCGTCCCGACCCTCAGCACCGTCCCCGGGACTCTCGGCGGCCACCGACGCTCCCGGATCTACGGCCGGCTCGACTGCCCCGGCGCCGCCCGCGCGATCGCGCGCGGAGGCTACGTGACCCATCGCGTGTTCTTCGCCGACGAGGAGACCGCGATCGCCGCCGGGTACCGGCCGTGCGCGGTGTGCCTGCGCGAGAGGTACCGCGAGTGGAAGCTCTCCCAGGCAGCCCTCGACCCGCAGGGCTGA
- a CDS encoding Fur family transcriptional regulator: MSEAAGAVPQTDERVQAALDLLRAGGHRVTEARRAVLEVLATEEGHPSADELCTRVHDRHPGIHRATVYRTVDRLTTLGVVTHVHIGGGATAYHLAPGGPVREHLHAICDSCGRIIDLPGDLLDPVTTWLSTEAGFTLAPAHVALSGTCADCRV, from the coding sequence GTGAGCGAGGCGGCGGGCGCGGTGCCGCAGACCGACGAGCGGGTCCAGGCGGCGCTCGACCTCCTGCGGGCCGGCGGGCACCGTGTGACCGAGGCGCGCCGCGCCGTCCTGGAGGTCCTCGCGACCGAGGAGGGGCACCCGAGCGCCGACGAGCTGTGCACCCGGGTCCACGACCGGCACCCGGGCATCCACCGGGCCACGGTCTACCGCACGGTCGACCGGCTCACGACGCTGGGCGTGGTGACGCACGTGCACATCGGTGGTGGTGCGACGGCCTACCACCTGGCCCCGGGCGGACCCGTGCGCGAGCACCTGCACGCGATCTGCGACTCGTGCGGGCGGATCATCGACCTGCCGGGCGACCTGCTCGACCCCGTGACCACCTGGCTCTCGACCGAGGCAGGCTTCACGCTCGCCCCGGCGCACGTCGCGCTGTCCGGCACGTGCGCGGACTGCCGGGTGTGA
- a CDS encoding HNH endonuclease, whose protein sequence is MSEVLIYNLGGGQVLGRVSLGHAIRMLHRRVAAVREAVEGETFGPYQRPVSVELVRYVHSRWVYERTGRVPYSRAALLRRDKHRCGYCGRPATTMDHVVPRCQGGTTTWLNAVAACEACNSAKAGRTPQEAGMTLRSRPFEPVLADVYPYGKR, encoded by the coding sequence ATGAGCGAGGTCCTCATCTACAACCTGGGCGGCGGGCAGGTCCTGGGCCGTGTCTCGCTCGGGCACGCGATCCGTATGCTGCACCGCCGGGTCGCGGCCGTGCGGGAGGCCGTCGAGGGGGAGACCTTCGGCCCGTACCAGCGCCCGGTCTCGGTCGAGCTGGTGCGCTACGTCCACTCCCGCTGGGTCTACGAGCGCACGGGCCGCGTCCCGTACTCGCGCGCCGCGCTGCTGCGTCGTGACAAGCACCGTTGCGGCTACTGCGGTCGCCCTGCGACGACCATGGACCACGTGGTGCCTCGGTGCCAGGGCGGGACCACGACCTGGCTCAACGCCGTGGCGGCGTGCGAGGCGTGCAACAGCGCCAAGGCGGGCCGGACTCCCCAGGAGGCCGGCATGACGTTGCGTTCGCGGCCCTTCGAGCCCGTGCTCGCCGACGTCTACCCGTACGGGAAGCGCTGA
- a CDS encoding CBS domain-containing protein, whose product MPTTIAQLMSTAFCTVERTATVAQAARTMIDEDSGDAVVLDDRDVLGILTDRSIVRALADDASPDHPVGDLCTEDLVVLSPQDPAREAVRIMERHALLRLPVMVGPDLVGIVRLSDLVTAIERGQVTVGARDTADLQDA is encoded by the coding sequence ATGCCGACGACCATCGCACAGCTCATGTCCACGGCGTTCTGCACGGTCGAGCGCACCGCGACCGTCGCGCAGGCCGCCCGCACCATGATCGACGAGGACTCGGGTGACGCCGTCGTGCTCGACGACAGGGACGTGCTGGGCATCCTCACGGACCGCAGCATCGTGCGGGCACTGGCAGACGACGCCTCGCCGGACCACCCCGTGGGCGACCTGTGCACCGAGGACCTCGTGGTCCTGAGCCCCCAGGACCCGGCCCGGGAGGCCGTGCGGATCATGGAACGACACGCCCTGCTGCGACTGCCCGTCATGGTCGGACCGGACCTGGTGGGCATCGTCCGCCTCTCGGACCTCGTGACCGCGATCGAGCGCGGGCAGGTCACGGTCGGTGCCCGCGACACCGCGGACCTGCAGGACGCGTGA
- a CDS encoding GAP family protein has translation MGPAVGQSLPIAVGVLISPMPIVAVVLMLVSRKAKANGFSFLLGWIVGIAALGSIVLLVAGAATPDASGPPAWASVVKIVLGVLLLLLAVSQWRGRPREGASPQPPRWMSAIDAFTPVKAFGLAVLLGAVNPKNLLLVVSGAAAIAAATPETSEQLGALAVFVVVASLGVAAPVAIYLAMGSRAATLLDGLKAWMIQNNAVIMAVLLLVLGAKMIGDGITAL, from the coding sequence GTGGGCCCAGCCGTCGGTCAGTCCCTGCCCATCGCGGTGGGAGTCCTCATCAGCCCCATGCCCATCGTGGCGGTCGTGCTGATGCTCGTCAGCAGGAAGGCGAAGGCCAACGGCTTCTCGTTCCTGCTGGGGTGGATCGTGGGGATCGCGGCCCTCGGGTCGATCGTGCTGCTCGTGGCCGGCGCTGCCACGCCCGACGCGTCCGGGCCCCCGGCGTGGGCGAGCGTCGTCAAGATCGTCCTGGGCGTCCTGCTGCTGCTCCTCGCGGTCTCGCAGTGGCGCGGACGCCCGCGCGAGGGCGCGAGCCCCCAGCCGCCGAGGTGGATGAGCGCGATCGACGCCTTCACGCCCGTCAAGGCGTTCGGCCTCGCGGTCCTGCTCGGGGCGGTCAACCCCAAGAACCTGCTGCTCGTCGTGTCCGGCGCCGCGGCGATCGCCGCCGCGACGCCCGAGACGTCCGAGCAGCTCGGGGCCCTCGCGGTGTTCGTCGTCGTGGCGAGCCTGGGGGTCGCGGCCCCCGTCGCGATCTACCTGGCCATGGGATCCCGGGCAGCGACGCTGCTCGACGGGCTCAAGGCCTGGATGATCCAGAACAACGCCGTCATCATGGCCGTGCTGCTCCTGGTGCTCGGGGCCAAGATGATCGGTGACGGGATCACGGCGCTGTGA
- a CDS encoding ArsR/SmtB family transcription factor has product MATTQRDSLPVAPPEVDLDRAVEVLRLLADRTRLAVLQMLTGTEMPVTAIAEALDRPVPAISQHLAKLRAGHLVTSRREGTSVYYAPATEHVEALVTNVLHHTEHMLYPRPPHHVREA; this is encoded by the coding sequence ATGGCCACCACGCAGCGTGACTCGCTCCCCGTCGCACCCCCCGAGGTCGACCTCGACCGTGCGGTCGAGGTGCTGCGCCTGCTCGCCGACCGCACCCGCCTCGCGGTGCTGCAGATGCTGACGGGCACCGAGATGCCGGTGACCGCGATCGCCGAGGCCCTCGACCGTCCCGTCCCCGCGATCTCCCAGCACCTCGCGAAGCTGCGCGCCGGGCATCTCGTGACGTCGCGGCGCGAGGGCACGAGCGTCTACTACGCGCCCGCGACCGAGCACGTCGAGGCGCTCGTCACGAACGTCCTGCACCACACCGAGCACATGCTCTACCCGCGCCCGCCGCACCACGTCCGCGAGGCGTGA
- a CDS encoding SDR family oxidoreductase → MNPLPDHGESSYRGSGRLAGLRALITGGDSGIGRAVAIAFAREGADVAIGYLREEQSDAEETARWVREAGRTAVLLPGDLREEPECRALVADAVEQLGGLDVLVNNAGFQMARRSSIADVTTEDLDRVLKTNLYALFWVTQAALEHLGEGASIINVSSIQAYQPSTSLLDYAATKAAINNFTVNLAAEVGERGIRVNAVAPGPIWTPLQPATQPPEKIEQFGADTPLGRAGQPAEVAPAFVFLASPADAGYVSATVLGVTGGKPVF, encoded by the coding sequence ATGAACCCGCTGCCCGACCACGGCGAGTCGTCCTACCGGGGCTCGGGCAGGCTCGCCGGCCTGCGGGCCCTGATCACCGGGGGCGACTCGGGCATCGGGCGTGCGGTCGCGATCGCGTTCGCACGCGAGGGGGCGGACGTCGCGATCGGCTACCTGCGCGAGGAGCAGTCCGACGCCGAGGAGACCGCGCGCTGGGTGCGCGAGGCGGGCCGCACGGCCGTCCTGCTGCCCGGGGACCTGCGCGAGGAGCCGGAGTGCCGCGCGCTCGTCGCCGACGCCGTCGAGCAGCTCGGGGGGCTGGACGTCCTCGTGAACAACGCCGGCTTCCAGATGGCTCGACGGTCCTCGATCGCCGACGTCACGACCGAGGACCTCGACCGGGTGCTCAAGACCAACCTGTACGCGCTGTTCTGGGTGACGCAGGCCGCGCTCGAGCACCTGGGGGAGGGCGCGTCGATCATCAACGTCTCCTCGATCCAGGCCTACCAGCCCTCCACCTCGCTCCTGGACTACGCGGCGACCAAGGCGGCGATCAACAACTTCACGGTCAACCTCGCGGCCGAGGTCGGTGAGCGCGGCATCCGCGTCAACGCGGTGGCCCCCGGACCCATCTGGACGCCGCTGCAGCCCGCGACGCAGCCGCCCGAGAAGATCGAGCAGTTCGGGGCCGACACCCCGCTCGGGCGGGCCGGGCAGCCGGCCGAGGTCGCACCGGCCTTCGTCTTCCTGGCCTCGCCCGCCGACGCGGGCTACGTCTCGGCGACCGTGCTCGGGGTCACGGGCGGCAAGCCGGTGTTCTGA
- a CDS encoding SulP family inorganic anion transporter has translation MPTSTRPPTRAQRPWFVFASLQGYRGAWLRGDVVAGLTVWAVLVPESLAYATIAGVSPVVGLYAAVPSLILYAAFGSSRHLVVGPMSATAALSASVVAAFRPGDDAAFVALTTAVALVTGVLCLVAGIARLGFLASFISEPVLKGFIVGLALTIVIGQVPALLGVDKGEGNFFEKLWTILTELGTAHPLTVVLGLGSLAAVLAIKRWLPKVPGSLVVVGIGIALVLLLGLDDDGVDIVGPIQAGLPALGLPTGVDRNTWTDLVGPAAGVMLVGFAEALGAAKTYASREGYDIDANRELVGMGAANLGSGLASGMVVNGSLSKTAVNGGAGARSQVSGLVAAALTLLTLLFLTPVFESLPEATLAAVVIAAVIELVDVKALRRLYRLATPRSKALYGGAARHDFWAALAAMLGVLVFDTLPGLVLGIVLSLFLLLDRASRPHVAVLVRSSHGVWVDRARRIATGKDGGRGVEGALVVRVESGLFFANADTVRAAVRRLVADASPRVVVLDAETVPFVDVEAAEMLVTLHRDLDRVGARLALARDVGQVRDVLRGAVGPDEMPPTYPDVDTALRDLLPAAAAGSGSAGGAGEPAAGASPA, from the coding sequence ATGCCGACGAGCACCAGGCCACCCACACGCGCGCAGCGACCGTGGTTCGTGTTCGCGTCCCTGCAGGGATACCGCGGGGCCTGGCTGCGGGGCGACGTGGTCGCGGGCCTGACCGTGTGGGCCGTCCTCGTGCCCGAGTCGCTTGCGTACGCGACCATCGCGGGCGTCTCGCCCGTCGTGGGCCTGTACGCCGCGGTGCCCTCGCTGATCCTGTACGCGGCGTTCGGCAGCTCGCGCCACCTGGTCGTGGGGCCCATGTCCGCGACGGCGGCCCTGTCCGCGAGCGTGGTCGCCGCCTTCCGGCCCGGCGACGACGCCGCGTTCGTCGCGCTGACCACGGCCGTCGCGCTCGTGACCGGGGTCCTGTGCCTGGTGGCGGGCATCGCGCGCCTCGGGTTCCTGGCCTCGTTCATCTCCGAGCCCGTGCTCAAGGGGTTCATCGTGGGCCTCGCGCTCACGATCGTGATCGGGCAGGTGCCCGCCCTGCTGGGCGTCGACAAGGGCGAGGGGAACTTCTTCGAGAAGCTCTGGACGATCCTCACCGAGCTCGGCACGGCGCACCCCCTGACCGTGGTCCTGGGCCTGGGGTCCCTCGCGGCGGTCCTCGCGATCAAGCGCTGGCTGCCCAAGGTGCCCGGCTCGCTCGTCGTGGTCGGGATCGGGATCGCCCTGGTCCTGCTGCTCGGGCTCGACGACGACGGCGTCGACATCGTCGGCCCCATCCAGGCCGGGCTCCCTGCGCTCGGCCTCCCGACGGGCGTCGACCGGAACACCTGGACCGACCTGGTCGGCCCGGCCGCGGGCGTCATGCTCGTGGGCTTCGCCGAGGCCTTGGGTGCCGCCAAGACGTACGCCTCGCGCGAGGGCTACGACATCGACGCCAACCGCGAGCTCGTCGGCATGGGCGCCGCGAACCTCGGCTCGGGCCTCGCGTCCGGGATGGTCGTCAACGGCAGCCTGTCCAAGACCGCGGTCAACGGCGGCGCGGGCGCCAGGAGCCAGGTCTCGGGCCTCGTCGCCGCGGCGCTGACCCTCCTGACGCTGCTGTTCCTCACGCCCGTGTTCGAGTCCCTGCCCGAGGCCACGCTCGCGGCCGTCGTCATCGCCGCCGTGATCGAGCTCGTCGACGTCAAGGCCCTGCGTCGCCTGTACCGCCTCGCGACGCCGCGCTCCAAGGCCCTGTACGGGGGAGCGGCCCGGCACGACTTCTGGGCGGCGCTCGCGGCCATGCTCGGCGTCCTGGTGTTCGACACCCTGCCTGGCCTCGTGCTCGGGATCGTCTTGTCCCTCTTCCTGCTCCTGGACCGGGCCTCGCGGCCCCACGTGGCCGTGCTCGTGCGCAGCTCGCACGGCGTGTGGGTCGACCGCGCGCGGCGCATCGCCACGGGCAAGGACGGGGGCCGGGGCGTCGAGGGGGCGCTCGTGGTGCGCGTCGAGTCGGGCCTGTTCTTCGCCAACGCGGACACCGTGCGCGCGGCGGTCCGGCGCCTGGTCGCCGACGCGTCGCCGCGCGTCGTGGTCCTCGACGCCGAGACCGTGCCGTTCGTGGACGTCGAGGCCGCCGAGATGCTCGTGACCCTGCACCGCGACCTCGACCGGGTCGGTGCGCGCCTGGCCCTGGCCCGCGACGTGGGTCAGGTGCGGGACGTCCTGCGCGGCGCCGTCGGGCCGGACGAGATGCCACCCACCTACCCCGACGTCGACACCGCGCTGCGCGACCTCCTGCCCGCCGCGGCCGCAGGCTCGGGCTCGGCCGGGGGCGCGGGAGAGCCCGCCGCGGGCGCGTCGCCCGCCTGA
- a CDS encoding FAD-dependent oxidoreductase gives MTKEGCEERADGREDARGDAGGVSHDVDVLVVGSGFGGSVAALRLTEKGYRVAVLEAGRRFADEDFAKTSWHLRDFLWAPRLGCLGIQRVHRLRDVLVLAGAGVGGGSLVYANTLYEPLDAFYTDPAWGHLTDWKAELAPYYDQARRMLGVVTYAGRTPADDAMALVAREMGVGGSFTPAPVGVLFGTPGARVPDPFFGGAGPERRGCLECGQCMTGCRHGAKNTLVKNYLHLAERGGARIHALETVTRIAPLPGGGYEVTSRRTDRASVRRTRWTAEHVVLAAGAHGTQRLLHAQRDAGTLPGLSPRLGMLTRTNSEALLGATADRPHRSDLPVPDYTRGVAITSSFHPDAHTHVEPVRYGRGSNAMALLQTVLVTPRGARGLRGPGSEQPDDGDRQGPSPTPGAWLRELWAQRRRLPAMLDLRGWSERTVIALVMQSHDNSLTTYTRRTWTGRRRMTSRQGHGAPNPGWIPAAHEAARRLARVMGGAPGGSIGEPFGMPLTAHFLGGCAIGASAATGVVDAYQRVFGHEGLHVLDGAAVSANLGVNPSLTITAQAERAVALWPNRGEADPRPPLGSDYRRVAPVAPRGPLVPASAPGALRLPVVRVTHGGPS, from the coding sequence ATGACCAAGGAAGGCTGCGAGGAGCGGGCGGACGGGCGCGAGGACGCGCGCGGCGACGCCGGGGGCGTCTCGCACGACGTCGACGTCCTCGTGGTGGGGTCGGGCTTCGGCGGTTCCGTGGCTGCCCTGCGCCTGACCGAGAAGGGCTACCGGGTCGCGGTCCTGGAGGCGGGCCGGCGCTTCGCCGACGAGGACTTCGCGAAGACCTCCTGGCACCTGCGCGACTTCCTGTGGGCCCCGCGCCTGGGCTGCCTCGGGATCCAGCGCGTGCACCGGCTGCGCGACGTCCTGGTCCTCGCGGGCGCCGGGGTGGGGGGCGGCTCGCTCGTGTACGCCAACACGCTGTACGAGCCCCTCGACGCCTTCTACACGGACCCCGCCTGGGGCCACCTGACGGACTGGAAGGCCGAGCTCGCCCCGTACTACGACCAGGCGCGGCGCATGCTGGGCGTGGTCACGTACGCGGGCCGCACGCCGGCCGACGACGCCATGGCCCTGGTCGCCCGCGAGATGGGCGTCGGGGGCTCCTTCACCCCCGCTCCCGTGGGGGTGCTGTTCGGCACCCCCGGGGCCCGGGTGCCCGACCCGTTCTTCGGCGGCGCGGGCCCCGAACGTCGCGGCTGCCTCGAGTGCGGGCAGTGCATGACCGGGTGCCGCCACGGCGCGAAGAACACCCTCGTCAAGAACTACCTGCACCTCGCCGAGCGCGGCGGGGCGAGGATCCACGCCCTGGAGACGGTCACGCGCATCGCCCCGCTGCCTGGGGGCGGCTACGAGGTCACCTCCCGCCGTACCGACCGGGCGTCCGTCCGGCGCACCCGCTGGACCGCCGAGCACGTCGTCCTCGCCGCGGGGGCGCACGGCACGCAGCGCCTCCTGCACGCCCAGCGCGACGCCGGCACGCTCCCCGGCCTCTCGCCACGGCTCGGGATGCTCACGCGCACCAACTCCGAGGCGCTCCTGGGTGCGACCGCAGACCGGCCTCACCGCTCGGACCTCCCCGTGCCCGACTACACGCGCGGCGTCGCGATCACCTCGTCCTTCCACCCCGACGCCCACACGCACGTCGAACCCGTGCGCTACGGCCGCGGCTCGAACGCCATGGCCCTCCTGCAGACCGTCCTCGTCACGCCCCGCGGCGCTCGCGGCCTGCGCGGACCCGGCAGCGAGCAGCCCGACGACGGCGATCGCCAGGGCCCGTCGCCCACGCCCGGCGCGTGGTTGCGCGAGCTGTGGGCGCAGCGCCGTCGCCTCCCGGCCATGCTCGACCTCCGGGGCTGGTCCGAGCGCACCGTGATCGCCCTGGTGATGCAGAGCCACGACAACTCGCTCACGACCTACACGAGACGCACGTGGACGGGGCGACGTCGCATGACCTCACGTCAGGGCCACGGTGCCCCGAACCCCGGCTGGATCCCGGCGGCGCACGAGGCGGCCCGGCGGCTGGCCCGGGTCATGGGCGGCGCGCCGGGCGGGAGCATCGGGGAACCGTTCGGCATGCCGCTCACGGCGCACTTCCTGGGCGGGTGCGCGATCGGCGCCTCTGCGGCGACGGGGGTCGTCGACGCGTACCAGCGGGTGTTCGGCCACGAGGGGCTGCACGTCCTGGACGGGGCGGCGGTGAGCGCGAACCTGGGCGTCAACCCGTCGCTGACGATCACGGCGCAGGCCGAGCGGGCGGTCGCGCTGTGGCCCAACCGGGGCGAGGCCGACCCCCGGCCGCCTCTCGGGAGCGACTACCGGCGGGTCGCCCCGGTCGCGCCGCGCGGGCCCCTCGTACCGGCGTCTGCCCCCGGGGCGCTGCGCCTTCCCGTGGTCCGGGTCACGCACGGCGGCCCGTCCTGA